The proteins below come from a single Microbacterium sp. SLBN-154 genomic window:
- a CDS encoding ABC transporter substrate-binding protein: MSTALKRSFATVAAGSLALAVVGCSMGGGGENGTATVRWAQPTPESMAYFPYIVADELGYFADEGVEVELAPTSEDLSTAALVSSGSVDIGAASAGEIFFALQTDPELTVVYDAASLSPEGIVVPADSSATSVVDLEGATIGIASDEERSLVAAALEAEGMSLDDVSLVTVGGGGQVIANELDGGQFDAFAGSVLDFAAVQAVGYELRQITPEAIATTPSGAYVISTDAEEDVIERFLRAMTRATAYGLENPDELESILRERVPEEWENEDVARALFEFGLEVWTPREGGQYGTLDPEVWQMAQDRLVAAGELDEEIDLDRLLDDQFIESANGAID, encoded by the coding sequence ATGTCCACAGCACTGAAGAGGTCGTTCGCCACCGTCGCGGCCGGTTCCCTGGCCCTGGCCGTGGTCGGATGCAGCATGGGCGGGGGTGGCGAGAACGGGACGGCTACGGTGCGCTGGGCGCAGCCAACCCCGGAGTCGATGGCGTACTTCCCCTATATCGTCGCCGATGAGCTCGGCTATTTCGCCGACGAGGGCGTCGAGGTGGAGCTCGCGCCCACGAGCGAGGACCTGTCGACCGCCGCGCTCGTCTCAAGCGGATCCGTCGATATCGGCGCCGCGTCGGCGGGTGAGATCTTCTTCGCCCTGCAGACCGACCCGGAGTTGACGGTCGTGTATGACGCCGCCAGCTTGTCGCCAGAGGGGATCGTCGTTCCTGCCGACAGCTCGGCGACCAGCGTCGTCGACCTCGAGGGTGCCACCATCGGCATCGCCTCCGACGAGGAACGATCCCTCGTGGCCGCCGCGCTCGAGGCTGAAGGGATGTCTCTCGACGATGTGAGCCTCGTCACGGTGGGTGGCGGCGGCCAGGTGATCGCGAACGAGCTCGACGGTGGACAGTTCGATGCCTTCGCCGGATCCGTCCTCGACTTCGCCGCGGTCCAGGCTGTCGGCTACGAGCTGCGGCAGATCACGCCGGAGGCCATCGCCACTACGCCGTCCGGCGCGTACGTTATCTCAACCGATGCCGAGGAAGACGTCATCGAACGGTTCCTTCGGGCGATGACCCGCGCCACCGCGTACGGTCTGGAGAACCCCGACGAGCTGGAGTCCATCCTCCGCGAGCGCGTACCGGAGGAATGGGAGAACGAGGATGTCGCTCGTGCTCTCTTCGAATTCGGGCTCGAGGTCTGGACGCCCCGTGAGGGCGGGCAGTACGGCACCCTCGACCCCGAGGTGTGGCAGATGGCACAAGATCGGCTGGTCGCCGCCGGGGAGCTCGATGAGGAGATCGACCTGGACCGACTGCTCGACGATCAGTTCATCGAGTCGGCGAACGGCGCGATCGACTAA
- a CDS encoding ABC transporter ATP-binding protein yields MLEQQPAVISFSDVTQRFGDNVALSSITVDFLQGEFATIVGPSGCGKSTLLRLIAGLIIASDGQVRVDGREVIEPRSDVGFMFQRPTLLPWLSAVENVLLPVTLHRRPTASDRREAESLLATVGLAGSEARHPDHLSGGMQQRVALARLLMTGARILLLDEPFGAVDEFTREKLNFELLRIQRDTGATILLVTHSITEAVLMGDRVITMTPHPGRIGRVVGVDLGPDRDRSVLRSAAYLDAVNDVRDTFDTDRSAA; encoded by the coding sequence GTGCTTGAGCAACAACCCGCGGTCATCAGTTTCTCGGATGTCACGCAACGGTTCGGCGATAACGTCGCCCTGTCCTCCATCACGGTGGACTTCCTCCAAGGCGAGTTCGCTACGATCGTCGGCCCCAGCGGGTGCGGGAAGTCGACTCTCCTGCGCCTCATCGCCGGACTGATCATCGCGTCCGACGGGCAGGTCCGTGTCGACGGGCGGGAGGTCATCGAGCCACGGTCCGACGTCGGATTCATGTTCCAGCGGCCCACCCTTCTGCCGTGGCTGAGCGCCGTCGAGAACGTCCTTCTCCCCGTCACGCTCCATCGGCGCCCGACAGCGTCCGACCGTCGCGAGGCCGAATCGCTCCTGGCAACGGTGGGACTGGCGGGAAGCGAGGCTCGCCACCCCGATCACCTGTCGGGTGGGATGCAACAGCGCGTCGCGCTTGCGCGGCTGCTGATGACGGGCGCGCGCATCCTCCTTCTGGACGAGCCGTTCGGAGCGGTCGACGAGTTCACGCGGGAGAAGCTCAACTTCGAGCTTCTCCGCATCCAGAGAGACACCGGCGCGACGATCCTCCTTGTCACGCACAGCATCACTGAAGCCGTGCTCATGGGTGATCGCGTGATCACGATGACTCCCCATCCCGGGAGGATCGGCCGCGTGGTCGGCGTCGACCTCGGACCCGACCGAGACCGCAGCGTGCTGCGGAGTGCGGCATATCTCGATGCGGTCAACGACGTGCGTGACACCTTCGACACCGATCGGAGCGCAGCGTGA
- the hisD gene encoding histidinol dehydrogenase: MRFSPRLLDQLNGSFVHLKTPGIDAPAAQRDPDVIRTVTEMLQNIERGGLDAVRDYARQLDGYEDGDIELTSDEIARSGDRLDPELREAIELGASRTRAFAETQRAKLVDFSTELEPGLVTGVRYLPVSRVGAYLPAGRFPLTASAFMTVGVAKAAGVPSVIACTPPQPDGRANDAVVYAAHVSGVDRVFLLGGVQALAAMAFGLLEDFPVDMLVGAGNAYVAEAKRQLFGTAAIDLLAGPSEVAVISDETADPEIVAADLLGQAEHGPNSPAALVTTSDSHGLAVRDAVERQLKTLATASIAGPAWRDYGSITVAADRETAVALMDDLAPEHLEVITADDDWYHDNLRNYGSIFLGEWSTVAYSDKGMAGTNHVLPTAGGAKHSAGLSVSRFLKPLTFQRISREATPSLAHAVQVISDSEGMAAHSATATMRLATYRQPAHTA, translated from the coding sequence ATGCGCTTTTCCCCCCGACTGCTCGACCAGCTGAACGGTTCGTTCGTCCATCTCAAGACCCCCGGGATCGACGCACCGGCGGCACAACGCGACCCCGATGTCATCCGCACGGTGACCGAGATGCTGCAGAACATCGAGCGAGGCGGACTCGACGCCGTGCGCGACTACGCCCGTCAGCTCGACGGCTACGAGGATGGCGACATCGAACTGACGAGCGATGAGATCGCGCGGAGCGGTGACCGGCTCGACCCCGAACTACGCGAGGCCATCGAACTCGGGGCATCCCGCACCCGGGCTTTCGCGGAGACGCAGCGTGCGAAGCTCGTCGACTTCTCCACCGAGCTCGAGCCCGGTCTCGTAACAGGCGTCCGCTATCTGCCGGTGTCGCGCGTCGGCGCCTACCTGCCGGCGGGGCGCTTCCCCCTCACCGCCTCGGCCTTCATGACGGTCGGCGTCGCCAAGGCGGCCGGCGTCCCCTCGGTCATCGCGTGCACGCCGCCGCAGCCCGACGGTCGCGCGAACGATGCGGTGGTCTACGCCGCCCACGTCTCGGGAGTCGACCGTGTCTTCCTCCTCGGAGGCGTGCAGGCGCTCGCGGCCATGGCCTTCGGCCTGCTCGAGGACTTCCCGGTCGACATGCTCGTCGGAGCCGGCAATGCCTATGTCGCCGAAGCCAAGCGTCAGCTGTTCGGCACGGCGGCGATCGACCTGCTCGCCGGTCCCTCCGAGGTCGCGGTCATCTCCGACGAGACGGCTGATCCCGAGATCGTCGCCGCAGACCTGCTCGGGCAGGCCGAGCACGGGCCGAACTCCCCGGCTGCCCTCGTCACGACGTCCGATTCTCATGGTCTCGCCGTTCGCGATGCCGTCGAGCGACAGCTCAAGACCCTGGCGACCGCGTCGATCGCAGGCCCGGCGTGGCGCGACTACGGTTCGATCACCGTCGCAGCCGACCGCGAGACCGCCGTCGCGCTGATGGACGACCTCGCGCCCGAGCACCTCGAGGTGATCACCGCCGATGACGACTGGTACCACGACAATCTGCGCAACTACGGCTCGATCTTCCTCGGCGAGTGGAGCACGGTCGCGTACTCCGACAAGGGGATGGCGGGCACCAACCACGTCCTGCCCACCGCGGGCGGCGCGAAGCACAGCGCCGGGCTCTCGGTGTCTCGGTTCCTCAAGCCGCTGACGTTCCAGCGCATATCCCGCGAGGCGACGCCGAGCCTGGCGCACGCCGTACAGGTCATCTCCGACTCGGAGGGTATGGCTGCGCACAGCGCCACCGCGACCATGCGCCTCGCGACCTACCGACAGCCCGCCCACACGGCCTGA
- a CDS encoding purine-cytosine permease family protein, with protein sequence MSNPQPEIRETQVALPATGGIEVKSIDWVPLSERTGKPTSLFSLWFMSNANLTTLATGMVGVAMGANLMVSLVAIVLGVCVGTVFTAFHSAQGPQLGLPQMIQSRAQFGYRGVALVCLVVIASIVGFNIFNQLLAGDVLTTTTGVDAGAGWYILITALALTLAIVGYHWIHRVQKWLTWLFLATFGIFTVVAVVALPLPAEALSLGDINWPAFLVQFAAAAAYALGWAPYVSDYSRYLPPQTSPRRALFYTSAGVVVGAGWLMALGAFVASLFSDADPVGAIAATADALLPGLGVFLLWSALPALVTVITINIYAASIELITVADSFVKVRPTRMTRIVACTIIGLAGLLGAVFSTGEFLDSFGSFLVVLLYVLVPWTSVNLVDYYFVRRGRYAIAEMFRPHGIYGAWGWRGITAYVIGIAGMIPFVVTTWFVGPIAQAIGGIDIALFVGLGASALAYILLARGLDLSAERALAAEEGEAFGVRSVSFDQARG encoded by the coding sequence ATGAGCAATCCGCAGCCCGAGATCCGAGAGACGCAGGTCGCTCTGCCCGCGACCGGTGGTATCGAGGTCAAGTCGATCGACTGGGTGCCGCTGTCGGAGCGGACCGGCAAGCCCACGAGCCTGTTCTCCCTCTGGTTCATGTCCAACGCGAACCTCACGACGCTGGCGACCGGCATGGTGGGTGTGGCGATGGGCGCCAACCTCATGGTCTCGCTGGTCGCGATCGTCTTGGGCGTCTGCGTCGGTACGGTGTTCACCGCGTTCCATTCGGCGCAGGGGCCGCAGCTCGGTCTGCCGCAGATGATCCAGTCGCGGGCGCAGTTCGGCTACCGAGGAGTGGCGCTCGTCTGTCTGGTGGTCATCGCGAGCATCGTCGGCTTCAACATCTTCAATCAGCTGCTCGCCGGTGATGTGCTCACGACAACGACCGGGGTCGACGCCGGCGCGGGCTGGTACATCCTCATCACCGCCCTTGCGCTGACGCTGGCAATCGTCGGTTATCACTGGATCCACCGTGTGCAGAAGTGGCTGACGTGGCTCTTCCTCGCGACCTTCGGCATCTTCACGGTCGTTGCGGTGGTCGCCCTGCCGCTGCCCGCCGAGGCGCTGTCTCTGGGGGACATCAACTGGCCGGCGTTCCTCGTGCAGTTCGCCGCGGCGGCGGCCTATGCGCTGGGCTGGGCCCCGTACGTGTCGGACTACTCCCGTTACCTTCCCCCGCAGACGAGCCCCCGTCGCGCACTGTTCTACACGTCCGCGGGTGTCGTGGTCGGAGCAGGATGGCTCATGGCTCTGGGTGCCTTCGTCGCGTCGCTGTTCAGCGACGCCGACCCCGTGGGAGCGATCGCTGCGACCGCTGACGCCCTCCTGCCCGGCCTCGGCGTCTTCCTCCTCTGGAGCGCGCTTCCTGCCCTCGTCACGGTCATCACGATCAACATCTATGCCGCCAGCATCGAGCTGATCACGGTGGCTGACTCATTCGTGAAGGTGCGCCCGACCCGGATGACGCGGATCGTCGCGTGCACGATCATCGGCCTCGCGGGGCTGCTGGGCGCCGTGTTCTCGACCGGTGAGTTCCTCGACTCGTTCGGCAGCTTCCTGGTGGTTCTGCTCTACGTGCTCGTGCCGTGGACCTCGGTCAACCTCGTGGACTACTACTTCGTCCGGCGCGGACGCTACGCGATTGCAGAGATGTTCCGCCCGCACGGCATCTATGGGGCATGGGGATGGCGGGGCATCACCGCCTACGTCATCGGCATCGCCGGGATGATTCCGTTCGTCGTCACAACGTGGTTCGTCGGTCCGATCGCCCAGGCCATCGGAGGCATCGACATCGCCCTGTTCGTCGGACTCGGGGCGTCGGCTCTCGCCTACATCCTGCTGGCGCGCGGACTCGACCTCTCGGCGGAGCGTGCGCTCGCTGCGGAGGAGGGCGAGGCCTTCGGCGTGCGATCCGTCTCCTTCGATCAGGCCCGCGGGTGA
- a CDS encoding nitrilase-related carbon-nitrogen hydrolase codes for MEHTDQGDPASRRVHAVALSPHIQFGDVDGNLARLSDALAEVSDDTDQLIVAPELATSGYVFADRAEARDLGMSRDDPRLASLSRVIGPRTVAVVGFCERHGDDLFNSAVVVTREGIQAVYAKSHLWSAESTIFRPGTSAGIVVDTEIGRVGVAICYDNEFPEVPRGLALAGADILALPVCWPLVPRPDGERAPEIVQAMAAARSSRLPTVIADRHGSERDVVWTGGTAVIDGDGWVVAEAGGASTETVLDITPGHKALGPWNDLFGDRRPDIYASPDPHTREGSS; via the coding sequence ATGGAGCACACCGACCAGGGCGACCCCGCGTCGAGGCGAGTGCACGCCGTCGCGCTCAGCCCCCACATCCAGTTCGGTGACGTGGACGGGAACCTCGCCCGTCTCAGCGATGCTCTCGCTGAGGTGTCTGACGACACCGACCAGCTCATCGTTGCCCCGGAACTCGCGACGAGCGGTTACGTCTTCGCGGACCGGGCGGAGGCTCGAGATCTCGGGATGTCGCGAGACGACCCGCGACTTGCGAGCCTGTCCCGCGTGATCGGCCCCCGCACCGTCGCGGTCGTCGGGTTCTGCGAGCGCCACGGTGATGACCTCTTCAACAGCGCCGTCGTCGTCACCCGCGAGGGGATCCAGGCCGTCTATGCGAAGTCTCACCTCTGGAGCGCCGAGTCGACGATCTTCCGCCCGGGCACGTCGGCCGGGATCGTGGTCGACACCGAGATCGGGCGCGTCGGTGTGGCCATCTGTTACGACAACGAGTTCCCCGAGGTTCCTCGCGGGCTCGCGCTCGCCGGTGCCGATATCCTCGCCCTGCCGGTCTGCTGGCCCCTCGTGCCCCGACCCGATGGTGAGCGCGCGCCGGAGATCGTGCAGGCGATGGCGGCGGCGCGATCGTCACGGCTGCCCACGGTCATCGCCGATCGGCACGGCTCGGAGCGCGATGTCGTGTGGACCGGCGGAACCGCCGTGATCGACGGTGACGGCTGGGTCGTCGCCGAAGCCGGCGGCGCCAGCACCGAGACTGTGCTCGACATCACTCCCGGACATAAGGCTCTCGGCCCGTGGAACGACCTCTTCGGCGATCGCCGTCCCGACATCTACGCATCACCCGACCCCCACACCCGAGAGGGATCATCATGA
- a CDS encoding LysR family transcriptional regulator produces the protein MADEERAVDRPPTSVDLTLQNLNLNLLVSLDALLRERNVTAAARALGVSQPTASAALARLRTHFDDRLLVRQGREMVLTPLASGLVEAAQHAIVAVTQVFGHKPGTVRDEDITRNFRFASSDYGTAIALPPLAARIHADAPSATLTIETSKPLDLSTLDERLRTIDGVIVPRGIVDGLPHIELFSDEWVGVVSAHRADAPEALTMHDLAARPWVTTFSERSMYVPVMRQLSLLGVTPRPVVTVQNFAEAAPFIDAGPFLAVMQRRLAERMAEAWRLRILDLPFEPVPIVQALWWHPIHERDPEHRWLRTTLADLVSRGIYSQE, from the coding sequence ATGGCAGATGAGGAGAGGGCGGTAGACCGGCCGCCAACGTCCGTCGACCTGACTCTGCAGAACCTGAACCTGAACCTGCTGGTGAGTCTTGACGCGCTTCTGCGCGAACGGAACGTCACGGCGGCCGCGCGCGCTCTCGGTGTCAGCCAACCCACGGCCAGCGCGGCGCTGGCGAGACTGCGGACGCACTTCGATGACCGGCTCCTCGTGCGGCAAGGGCGCGAGATGGTGCTCACCCCGCTCGCCTCTGGTCTTGTCGAGGCGGCGCAGCACGCGATCGTAGCGGTGACCCAGGTCTTCGGTCACAAGCCCGGAACGGTGCGCGATGAAGACATCACGCGAAACTTCCGTTTCGCGAGCTCCGACTACGGCACAGCCATCGCCCTCCCGCCGCTCGCGGCACGAATCCATGCGGATGCCCCCAGTGCCACTCTCACTATCGAGACGTCTAAGCCCCTCGATCTCTCAACGCTGGACGAACGGTTGCGGACCATTGACGGCGTGATCGTGCCCCGCGGCATCGTCGACGGCCTACCGCACATCGAGCTCTTCTCCGACGAATGGGTCGGCGTCGTGTCGGCTCACCGCGCCGATGCGCCCGAGGCACTGACGATGCACGATCTCGCCGCGCGGCCCTGGGTCACGACTTTCAGTGAACGCAGCATGTATGTCCCCGTCATGCGACAGCTCAGTCTCCTCGGCGTCACGCCCCGTCCGGTCGTCACGGTGCAGAACTTCGCCGAGGCGGCGCCGTTCATCGATGCAGGGCCCTTCTTGGCCGTGATGCAACGCCGCCTCGCCGAGCGGATGGCCGAAGCCTGGCGCCTCCGCATCCTCGATCTCCCCTTCGAACCGGTCCCCATCGTTCAGGCGCTCTGGTGGCATCCGATCCACGAGAGGGATCCCGAGCATCGGTGGCTGCGCACCACGCTCGCGGACCTCGTGAGCCGCGGCATCTATAGCCAGGAGTAA
- a CDS encoding ABC transporter permease has protein sequence MSGSARKGAVVSARAIWPAAGLFVVLVVALEFVASVGLVSAFVLPRPSEVFFSLSDLLLSGRVWEHVAATTFETVAGFLIGSVAAFVLAVLASMSDLARRAVYPYVIALQVTPLIAVAPLIIAWLGFGYSSKIAIAALICFFPVFVNTAAGMMSTDRTEEELFQSLRAGKMQTLVRLRLPRALPTIFAGLKTAMTLALIGAVVGEFVSAERGLGVLVTRYSYQLAVSAAFAVVILLTALGLLLYGAMVLVERYVVYWRSDSRLLARERRQSTRSEPTPSPSTRTAAGVET, from the coding sequence GTGAGCGGTTCTGCGCGAAAGGGCGCGGTAGTGTCGGCCCGCGCGATCTGGCCCGCCGCCGGCCTCTTCGTCGTCCTCGTCGTCGCCCTCGAGTTCGTGGCGAGTGTCGGACTGGTCAGTGCCTTCGTCCTACCGCGCCCCTCCGAAGTCTTCTTCTCCCTCTCCGATCTCCTGCTTTCGGGCCGGGTGTGGGAGCACGTAGCCGCCACGACCTTCGAGACGGTGGCGGGATTCCTCATCGGATCGGTCGCGGCATTCGTTCTCGCCGTTCTCGCCTCGATGTCCGACCTCGCGCGCCGCGCGGTCTACCCGTACGTGATCGCCCTTCAGGTCACGCCCCTCATCGCCGTGGCCCCGCTGATCATCGCGTGGCTGGGGTTCGGCTACTCGTCGAAGATCGCCATAGCCGCGCTCATCTGCTTCTTCCCGGTCTTCGTGAACACCGCCGCCGGCATGATGTCGACGGATCGGACCGAGGAGGAGCTCTTCCAGTCGCTGCGCGCCGGGAAGATGCAGACACTCGTACGGCTGCGCCTCCCTCGGGCACTGCCGACCATCTTCGCGGGGCTGAAGACCGCGATGACCCTGGCCCTGATCGGCGCGGTCGTCGGCGAGTTCGTTTCTGCGGAACGCGGGCTCGGAGTCCTCGTCACCCGCTACAGCTATCAGCTCGCCGTTTCGGCGGCGTTCGCCGTCGTCATCCTTCTCACAGCGCTCGGCTTGCTCCTCTACGGCGCGATGGTGCTTGTAGAGCGCTACGTCGTCTACTGGCGATCCGACAGTCGGCTCCTGGCGCGAGAGCGTCGGCAGAGCACCCGTTCCGAACCCACCCCGTCGCCGTCAACCCGCACCGCCGCGGGCGTCGAGACGTGA
- a CDS encoding LysR family transcriptional regulator, producing the protein MTLTQLKAFLAALERGSFTAAAVELDSTQASVSELVARLERELGLKLFTRGPRRLVPTSAALELREHAVQAVTAITNGVDAIHALVSLEGGTCTFGVLRNAAYYDLSDLVQRFHTRHPHVKVRLVGLNSSLVAESVAGGEIEAGLVVLPVADEGLEVKPLFRDEVVYVSAQRHPGQGPVSIEEVARAKLVLYDAYAGWNDPTRRQLLERARLRGLTIEPAIEVEHVETALNLVATGAADTMVCRTIAEGATFPEGVCVTPFAEPMYDTVALVWREGTYLSPATRRLAELAETTMLAKVAPT; encoded by the coding sequence GTGACATTGACGCAGCTGAAGGCATTCCTCGCCGCTCTCGAGCGCGGAAGCTTCACCGCAGCAGCGGTGGAACTGGATTCGACGCAGGCGTCGGTCTCGGAGCTGGTCGCGCGGCTGGAGCGGGAACTCGGCCTGAAGCTCTTCACCCGGGGACCGCGCCGCCTCGTACCGACCTCCGCTGCGCTGGAGCTCCGGGAGCACGCGGTGCAGGCAGTGACCGCCATCACGAACGGAGTCGATGCGATCCACGCGCTGGTCTCGCTCGAAGGCGGAACATGCACGTTCGGCGTTCTGCGCAACGCCGCCTACTACGACCTCTCCGATCTCGTGCAGCGGTTTCACACGCGGCATCCGCACGTCAAGGTCCGACTGGTCGGCCTCAACTCGTCGCTCGTCGCCGAGTCGGTGGCGGGCGGTGAGATCGAAGCGGGTCTCGTCGTGCTCCCCGTCGCCGACGAGGGCCTCGAGGTGAAGCCGCTCTTCCGCGATGAGGTGGTCTATGTCTCCGCGCAGCGGCATCCTGGTCAGGGCCCGGTCTCCATCGAGGAAGTGGCTCGCGCGAAGCTCGTGCTCTACGATGCCTACGCGGGGTGGAACGACCCCACCCGGCGCCAGCTCCTCGAGCGCGCGCGCCTCCGCGGGCTCACGATCGAGCCCGCCATCGAAGTGGAGCATGTCGAAACGGCGCTGAATCTCGTCGCCACGGGAGCCGCCGACACCATGGTCTGCCGCACGATCGCCGAGGGCGCGACCTTCCCCGAGGGTGTGTGCGTCACGCCGTTCGCCGAGCCGATGTACGACACGGTCGCGCTGGTGTGGCGGGAGGGAACCTACCTCTCCCCCGCCACACGGCGCCTGGCCGAACTGGCCGAGACGACCATGCTGGCGAAGGTCGCCCCTACGTGA
- a CDS encoding iron ABC transporter permease translates to MSTRIAERSSTGVALGVLAALFAVLVLSAGWHLTQGTSGAVFADADVLWGSRIPRLAAGVAVGVALGVAGLLMQSLSRNALASPDTLGVTAGSYLAVTAVAAFGIVVPIWASGVVAFLGGLAAAVIVLGLAGGAGTSTTRLVLAGSALALAFQAGTSALLVLFSEETKGLLAWGSGSLSQLGLEAFLRAAPVVVVAVILALVLSRRLDVLALGDDTASSLGVPIRSTRVAGILLSVLLTATAVTLAGPIGFVGLCAPVLARLLVRVVPALGRHLLLIPLSGLIGAIVVILADALLRALIGAEGAIAVPTGVATTVFGAIVLVLMARRLRDSGPTRRPPTMRIGVRTQRRFVVVVAVSALVLGATVLAGLLLGSTRLLTGDIVLWLTDSAPPLVAFALDERAPRVVAAVVAGAALGLSGSITQAVSRNPLAEPGLLGITGGAGLGAVLVVTSATASNLGMLVAAVIGGLLAFALVYALAWRGGLSADRFILIGIGVSYGAVALTTFVLLRANPWDTPRIYTWLSGTTYGRIWEQVIPLAIVLAIALPFAVVRRRDLDILAMDEDTPKLVGIRLERTRLALLVTAAVLAALGVVAVGVIGFVGLVAPHAARALVGAKHGRSIPVAVLLGAVLVAVADTLGRTVIAPAQLPAGLVVALIGAPYFVWLLWRSRDA, encoded by the coding sequence GTGAGCACGCGCATCGCCGAGCGCTCCTCGACAGGGGTAGCGCTCGGCGTGCTCGCCGCGCTTTTCGCGGTGCTCGTTCTCTCGGCGGGCTGGCACCTCACGCAGGGGACCAGCGGCGCGGTCTTCGCCGACGCCGATGTGCTGTGGGGATCGCGCATCCCGCGCCTCGCGGCCGGGGTCGCCGTCGGCGTCGCCCTGGGTGTCGCCGGGCTGCTCATGCAGTCGCTCTCGCGCAACGCCCTCGCCTCACCGGACACCCTCGGGGTCACCGCCGGGTCGTACCTCGCCGTCACCGCCGTCGCGGCGTTCGGCATCGTCGTGCCGATCTGGGCGTCGGGGGTCGTCGCGTTCCTCGGCGGGCTGGCTGCCGCCGTGATCGTCCTGGGCCTCGCCGGGGGAGCGGGCACCTCGACCACGCGTCTCGTGCTCGCCGGCTCGGCGCTCGCGCTGGCCTTCCAGGCCGGCACATCGGCGCTGCTCGTCCTGTTCTCCGAGGAGACGAAGGGTCTGCTCGCGTGGGGGAGCGGCAGCCTCTCGCAGCTCGGGTTGGAGGCGTTCCTGCGCGCCGCGCCCGTGGTCGTCGTCGCGGTGATCCTCGCCCTCGTGCTGTCGCGCCGCCTCGACGTGCTCGCCCTCGGCGACGACACCGCCTCGTCGCTCGGGGTGCCGATCCGTTCGACGCGGGTCGCCGGCATCCTCCTCTCGGTCCTCCTCACCGCGACCGCCGTCACCCTCGCCGGCCCGATCGGATTCGTCGGCCTCTGCGCCCCCGTGCTTGCGCGCCTGCTCGTGCGGGTCGTGCCCGCGCTCGGGCGGCATCTGCTGCTGATCCCGCTCTCGGGACTGATCGGCGCGATCGTCGTCATCCTCGCCGATGCGCTGCTGCGCGCACTCATCGGCGCCGAGGGCGCGATCGCCGTACCGACGGGCGTGGCGACGACGGTGTTCGGGGCGATCGTGCTCGTGCTGATGGCGCGGCGCCTCCGAGACTCGGGTCCGACGCGCCGGCCCCCGACCATGCGCATCGGCGTGCGCACCCAGCGACGCTTCGTCGTGGTCGTCGCCGTGTCGGCGCTCGTGCTGGGCGCGACGGTTCTCGCCGGGTTGCTGCTCGGCAGCACGCGCCTTCTCACCGGCGACATCGTGCTGTGGCTCACCGACTCCGCCCCGCCGCTCGTGGCGTTCGCGTTGGATGAGCGCGCTCCGCGCGTTGTCGCCGCCGTCGTCGCGGGCGCCGCGCTCGGACTGTCGGGCAGCATCACGCAGGCGGTCAGCCGCAATCCGCTCGCCGAGCCGGGCCTTCTCGGCATCACCGGGGGCGCGGGCCTGGGCGCCGTGCTGGTCGTCACGAGTGCGACGGCGAGCAATCTCGGGATGCTGGTGGCCGCCGTCATCGGGGGACTGCTGGCGTTCGCGCTGGTCTACGCCCTGGCGTGGCGCGGAGGGCTGAGCGCCGACCGGTTCATCCTCATCGGCATCGGCGTCTCGTACGGCGCGGTGGCACTGACGACCTTCGTGCTGCTGCGCGCGAACCCGTGGGACACCCCGCGCATCTACACCTGGCTGTCGGGCACCACCTATGGGCGCATCTGGGAGCAGGTGATCCCGCTCGCGATCGTACTCGCCATCGCGCTGCCCTTCGCGGTCGTGAGGCGTCGCGACCTCGACATCCTCGCGATGGACGAGGACACCCCGAAGCTCGTCGGCATCCGCCTCGAGCGCACGCGTCTGGCGCTGCTCGTGACGGCGGCGGTCCTCGCGGCGCTCGGGGTGGTCGCGGTGGGCGTGATCGGGTTCGTGGGGCTTGTCGCCCCGCATGCCGCGCGGGCGCTCGTCGGCGCGAAGCACGGCCGATCGATTCCGGTCGCCGTGCTGCTCGGCGCCGTCCTGGTCGCCGTCGCCGACACCCTGGGTCGCACCGTCATCGCGCCGGCGCAGCTACCCGCAGGGCTCGTCGTCGCGCTGATCGGGGCGCCCTACTTCGTCTGGCTGCTCTGGCGCTCGCGGGACGCGTGA